A region from the Leptospira venezuelensis genome encodes:
- a CDS encoding ABC transporter ATP-binding protein — translation MLSISGLNKSYTVADQTFNVLKDVSFQVKSGEFVAVIGPSGSGKSTLLAVSAGLDKADSGTVFLDGISLFDKSEDELAKIRGEHIGFVFQNFQLIKTLNALENVSLPLALTTNLSEKVIHEKAMYWLEKVGIAHRAHNFPSQLSGGEEQRVAIARSFIHEPKLLFADEPTANLDKKNGENIMSLLKQLNRDRKSTLLVVTHDPKVASMADRILEMRDGVILNGAKPKTAAKKTVSRKKK, via the coding sequence TTGTTATCAATATCAGGTTTAAACAAGTCTTACACAGTTGCAGACCAAACATTTAATGTATTAAAAGATGTTTCATTCCAGGTAAAGTCTGGTGAATTCGTTGCAGTGATCGGCCCTTCCGGTTCTGGCAAGTCCACGTTACTCGCAGTTTCGGCTGGATTAGATAAAGCTGATTCAGGAACAGTATTCTTAGATGGTATATCCTTATTCGATAAGTCAGAAGATGAATTAGCAAAGATCAGAGGAGAACATATAGGTTTTGTATTCCAAAATTTCCAATTGATCAAGACATTAAATGCGTTAGAAAACGTTTCCCTTCCTCTTGCTTTGACAACAAACCTTTCGGAAAAAGTGATACATGAAAAAGCTATGTATTGGTTAGAGAAGGTTGGAATTGCACATAGGGCACATAACTTTCCTAGCCAACTTTCAGGTGGAGAAGAGCAAAGAGTAGCAATCGCTCGTTCTTTTATACATGAACCTAAACTACTTTTTGCAGATGAACCTACTGCAAACTTAGATAAGAAGAATGGAGAAAACATAATGTCGCTTCTCAAACAACTAAATAGAGACCGTAAATCCACTTTGTTAGTTGTTACTCACGATCCTAAGGTTGCATCCATGGCGGATAGGATCTTAGAAATGAGAGATGGTGTGATCTTGAACGGAGCAAAGCCTAAAACTGCCGCTAAGAAGACAGTTTCTAGGAAGAAAAAATGA